In one window of Branchiostoma lanceolatum isolate klBraLanc5 chromosome 15, klBraLanc5.hap2, whole genome shotgun sequence DNA:
- the LOC136449255 gene encoding uncharacterized protein T16H12.9-like: MQLLVLCATALLFATIGAAPGQQQKSFLELLKKDARELTELVNHHDNAVKNEVDNDKDLAMVEPSGRVEESKRQAIGTSYPINRCSEPGPDHFITLCTECDFWRYLPGYIPDHMWEVKCQGQSCLNGFGRCEQQYVTVTIMRHSGQQQPVQIKIASGCQCKIHKDSEVQKCWG, encoded by the exons ATGCAGCTACTC GTGTTGTGTGCCACCGCCCTTCTGTTCGCGACCATCGGTGCCGCCCCCGGACAGCAGCAGAAAAGTTTTCTTGAACTACTGAAGAAGGACGCCAGGGAACTGACTGAGCTGGTGAATCATCACG ACAATGCAGTAAAGAATGAAGTCGATAACGATAAG GATCTCGCGATGGTTGAACCCTCGGGCAGAGTGGAGGAGTCCAAGCGCC AAGCGATCGGCACGTCCTACCCGATCAACCGATGTTCGGAGCCAGGCCCTGACCACTTCATCACACTGTGCACGGAGTGTGACTTTTGGCGTTATCTACCTGGGTACATACCTGACCATATGTGGGAGGTGAAATGCCAGGGCCAGTCCTGCCTAAACG GTTTTGGACGATGCGAGCAGCAGTATGTAACCGTTACCATCATGAGACATAGCGGACAACAACAGCCTGTCCAAATAAAGATCGCGTCAGGCTGCCAGTGCAAAATCCATAAAGATTCAGAGGTGCAAAAATGTTGGGGTTGA
- the LOC136449254 gene encoding uncharacterized protein T16H12.9-like: MKLLVLSVTALLFATIGAAPGQQQKSLLELLKKDARELTELVKYHENAVKNEEENEENLAMVEPSGKVVESKRQLGTSYPLNQCSQPTNGFMPLCTECYFLRRLPNNYSPAMINEKKCQAQTCVRGFGHCEQQYLTVTILQNVGTWQQEQWQKVNLQVASGCRCSVSQNGPLHDWLP, translated from the exons ATGAAGCTTTTG GTGTTGAGTGTCACCGCCCTCCTGTTCGCGACCATCGGTGCCGCCCCCGGACAGCAGCAGAAAAGTCTTCTGGAACTACTGAAGAAGGACGCCAGGGAACTGACTGAGCTGGTCAAATATCAcg agAATGCAGTGAAGAATGAAGAAGAGAACGAGGAG AATCTCGCGATGGTTGAACCCTCGGGCAAGGTTGTGGAGTCCAAGCGCC AGCTCGGCACGTCCTACCCGCTCAACCAATGTTCGCAGCCAACCAACGGCTTCATGCCGCTGTGTACCGAGTGCTACTTCCTCCGTCGACTTCCAAACAACTACTCTCCTGCTATGATAAACGAGAAGAAATGCCAGGCACAGACCTGTGTGCGGG GTTTCGGACACTGTGAGCAGCAGTATCTAACCGTTACCATCCTGCAGAATGTCGGAACCTGGCAACAGGAGCAATGGCAGAAGGTCAACCTACAGGTCGCGTCTGGCTGCAGGTGCAGCGTCAGCCAGAATGGACCTTTGCACGATTGGCTGCCTTAG